One window of the Cherax quadricarinatus isolate ZL_2023a chromosome 41, ASM3850222v1, whole genome shotgun sequence genome contains the following:
- the LOC138853826 gene encoding uncharacterized protein, whose translation MTVSSIADTAKLQADINQIFQWAAENNMKFNDEKFQLLRYGKHEEIKSSSEYKTNSGHKIERNTNVKDLGVIMSEDLTFKDHNIVSIASARKMTGWIMRTFKTREAKPMMTLFRSLVLSRLEYCCTLTAPFKAGEIADLENVQRTFTARITEIKHLNYWERLRFLNLYSLERRRERYMIIYTWKILEGLVPNLHTKITHYESKRLGRRCTIPPMKSRGVTSTLRDHTISVRGPRLFNCLPAHIRGITNRPLAVFKLALDKHLKSVPDQPGCGSYVGLRAASSNSLVDQALIHQEAWSQTGPRGR comes from the coding sequence atgacagtgtcttccattgcagacactgcaaagctccaggcagacatcaaccaaatctttcagtgggctgcagaaaacaatatgaagttcaacgatgagaaatttcaattactcagatatggtaaacatgaggaaattaaatcttcatcagagtacaaaacaaattctggccacaaaatagagcgaaacaccaacgtcaaagacctgggagtgatcatgtcggaggatctcaccttcaaggaccataacattgtatcaatcgcatctgctagaaaaatgacaggatggataatgagaaccttcaaaactagggaggccaagcccatgatgacactcttcaggtcacttgttctatctaggctggaatattgctgcacactaacagcacctttcaaggcaggtgaaattgccgacctagaaaatgtacagagaactttcacggcgcgcataacggagataaaacacctcaattattgggagcgcttgaggttcctaaacctgtattccctggaacgcaggagggagagatacatgattatatacacctggaaaatcctagagggactagtaccgaacttgcacacgaaaatcacccactacgaaagcaaaagacttggcagacgatgcaccatccccccaatgaaaagcaggggtgtcactagcacgttaagagaccatacaataagtgtcaggggcccgagactgttcaactgcctcccagcacacataagggggattaccaacagacccctggcagtcttcaagctggcactggacaagcacctaaagtcagttccggatcagccgggctgtggctcgtatgttggtttgcgtgcagccagcagcaacagcctggttgatcaggctctgatccaccaggaggcctggtctcagaccgggccgcgggggcgttga